One segment of Rosa chinensis cultivar Old Blush chromosome 6, RchiOBHm-V2, whole genome shotgun sequence DNA contains the following:
- the LOC112173548 gene encoding amino acid permease 8, with protein MALSEVEAEFQHDLSESGLNNPAKYGEAGEELQVDDDGKLKRTGTVWTACAHIITASIGAGVLSLAWAMAQLGWLAGIFILLFCTFAAGYASTLLADCYRFPDPVSGKRNYSYMEAVKVYLGGTMHKICGWMLYLNLATIGVGFTITTAKSLVAIQKSSCHRKNGEDSPCMFSNIPHMVGFGLVEILLSQLQNFHKLTWLSKLAAMMSFVYATIGIGLSLAKIISGDGGTTYLAGADESSSEKIWMMFIAAGDIAFACSYSLILFDIQDTLKSSPPENKVMKRAVVIGGLTMALLFMMCGSLGYAAFGNITPENLLAGFGDEMPWAFWLLDLANFCIVVHIVGAFQVLCQPVFRIVELLARRRWPKSNFITKENLVILGKMKFNINMFRLTWRTSFVVLVTVIAMAMPFFTDMLALLGAIGYWPLIVYVPIEMHIVQNKIQKQTLRWFGLQLLSFLCLLLSLAAASGSIYGLHKGLGAYKLFQVKE; from the exons ATGGCGTTGAGTGAGGTTGAGGCTGAATTTCAACATGACTTATCTGAATCTGGTTTGAACAATCCGGCGAAGTACGGGGAAGCTGGAGAAGAACTACAGGTGGATGATGATGGCAAACTCAAAAGGACTG GAACGGTATGGACTGCCTGTGCCCATATAATCACAGCATCAATAGGAGCTGGAGTGCTATCTCTAGCCTGGGCAATGGCCCAACTCGGATGGCTTGCCGGCATTTTCATTCTCTTGTTCTGCACCTTCGCTGCTGGCTACGCTTCCACTCTCTTAGCAGATTGTTACAGATTTCCGGACCCAGTGTCAGGCAAGAGAAACTACTCCTATATGGAGGCTGTCAAAGTCTATTTAG GTGGAACAATGCACAAGATTTGTGGATGGATGTTATATTTGAACCTTGCTACCATTGGAGTTGGCTTCACTATAACCACCGCAAAAAGCTTGGT GGCTATACAGAAGTCGAGTTGTCATCGCAAAAATGGTGAAGATTCTCCATGCATGTTTTCCAACATTCCACATATGGTTGGATTTGGGCTTGTTGAAATTCTCTTATCACAACTCCAAAACTTTCACAAGTTGACTTGGCTCTCTAAGCTTGCAGCCATGATGTCTTTTGTCTATGCAACTATTGGAATTGGACTTTCTCTAGCTAAGATCATATCAG GGGATGGGGGAACAACATATCTTGCAGGGGCGGACGAGTCGTCATCGGAAAAAATTTGGATGATGTTTATAGCAGCCGGAGATATTGCATTTGCTTGCTCGTATTCTCTTATCCTGTTTGATATCCAA GACACACTGAAGTCATCGCCACCAGAGAACAAAGTGATGAAGAGGGCTGTCGTTATAGGGGGTTTGACTATGGCATTACTCTTCATGATGTGTGGTAGCTTGGGTTATGCCGCGTTTGGCAACATCACACCCGAAAACCTGCTTGCTGGTTTTGGAGATGAGATGCCCTGGGCATTCTGGCTCCtggatttggctaatttttgcATTGTGGTGCACATAGTTGGTGCATTTCAG GTACTGTGCCAACCAGTGTTTCGCATTGTCGAACTGTTGGCTAGAAGAAGGTGGCcaaaatccaatttcattaccaAAGAGAACCTGGTCATACTAGGGAAGATGAAGTTCAATATAAACATGTTTAGGCTGACATGGAGAACATCCTTTGTGGTGTTGGTGACTGTCATTGCCATGGCAATGCCATTCTTCACAGATATGCTAGCGCTTCTCGGAGCTATCGGGTACTGGCCTCTTATAGTTTATGTCCCAATAGAGATGCACATTGTGCAAAACAAGATTCAGAAACAAACCCTTCGCTGGTTCGGGCTCCAACTCCTGAGCTTTTTGTGCTTGCTTCTTTCCTTGGCCGCGGCATCTGGTTCCATTTATGGTCTGCATAAGGGTCTCGGTGCGTACAAGCTCTTCCAAGTTAAAGAGTGA
- the LOC112172210 gene encoding auxin-responsive protein IAA2, translating into MGQLYNLDELHVTEEMPVRANKRSCGVASEDKKLELRLGPPGDQEQSVHSQLGFISSNPEAKRVCHELQVKAKNEETKWLANTAQHQQKSSYFQCPMIPHPDKKACSDPATASKFPISAAANGSDEKSKSRIAQAPVVGWPPVRSFRKNLANKSLAKAASDQSPLETLQEESKGKSAESSTKEHMFVKINMEGVPIGRKVNLKAYDSYEKLSSAIDHLFQGLLAAQRDHSAVEKENKEETKAISDSYTLLYEDNEGDRMLVGDVPWNMFVSTAKRLRVLKSSELSTLRLSSSRHEKTPLESAMEIGR; encoded by the exons ATGGGTCAGTTGTATAATCTTGATGAACTCCATGTAACTGAAGAAATGCCTGTGAGAGCAAATAAGAGAAGCTGTGGTGTTGCATCTGAAGACAAAAAGCTGGAGCTGAGGTTGGGTCCTCCAGGAGATCAAGAACAGTCTGTTCACTCCCAGCTTGGTTTCATTAGTTCTAATCCTGAAGCCAAAAGAGTCTGTCATGAATTACAAGTTAAGGCCAAAAATGAAGAGACAAAGTGGTTGGCAAACACTGCTCAGCATCAGCAAAAGTCTTCCTATTTCCAGTGCCCAATGATTCCTCATCCAGATAAGAAAGCGTGTTCAGATCCTGCCACTGCTTCAAAATTTCCCATTTCGGCTGCAGCAAATGGCTCTGATGAGAAAAG TAAAAGCAGAATTGCACAAGCTCCGGTAGTTGGGTGGCCTCCAGTCCGTTCATTCAGAAAAAATCTTGCAAACAAGAGCCTCGCGAAGGCGGCTTCGGATCAGTCACCACTTGAGACTTTGCAGGAGGAGAGTAAAGGAAAATCCGCAGAGAGTAGTACCAAAGAGCATATGTTTGTGAAGATCAATATGGAAGGAGTTCCCATTGGAAGAAAAGTTAACCTCAAAGCCTATGATAGTTATGAGAAGCTCTCCTCTGCCATAGATCACCTCTTCCAAGGTCTTCTTGCTG CTCAAAGAGATCATTCTGCTGTTGAAAAAGAGAACAAGGAAGAGACCAAAGCAATTAGTGATTCATATACTCTACTCTATGAGGATAATGAAGGAGACAGGATGCTTGTTGGTGATGTCCCATGGAA CATGTTTGTTTCCACGGCAAAGAGGCTACGTGTGCTAAAGAGCTCAGAGCTATCCACTCTACGAC TTAGCAGCAGTCGGCATGAAAAGACACCACTCGAGTCTGCCATGGAAATTGGAAGATGA